The following proteins are encoded in a genomic region of Arachis ipaensis cultivar K30076 chromosome B02, Araip1.1, whole genome shotgun sequence:
- the LOC107626576 gene encoding putative disease resistance protein At3g14460 isoform X3, whose protein sequence is MAAALVGGAFLSGFINVILDRFLTTDAVNLVLGKKLGPDLVERLKTALLGAEALVADAEMKQFGNPSVRKWLDSLRDAVYCAEDLLDAVFTKAASQKELSSSWWSPSFFINRDRDDMVDKMEGVVTRIENLGKQKDFLGLEKIPTGSSSWRTPSSSLVRGTVYGREDDKKALIKMLNDNNEHQLSVFAIVGIGGVGKTTLAQSVYNKEEEFMKGFDLKAWVCVSENFDIAETTKNVIKEISPDTQGLEHFNSLHHTLKEKLLNKKFFIVLDDVWSDDGDKWSSFMTPFQYGKKGSIVLLTTRGKNVALAVKNCRPYFLKGLSEDYCWSVFADNASFPQSNGSAALEEIGRKIVKKCDGLPLAAETLGRLLSTKHDIEEWNKILMSDIWGFSVQKSKIIPALLISYFHLPPHLKRCFVYCALYPKDYKFEKDELILLWMAEDLLPPPKRGESFEEVGCECFDELTSKLFFTKIKHSDDYFVMHDLLHDLAIFLAGDFYCNSEELGEEEEIRIQTRHLCVNLRRCSSKLLNLISKVESLRTLLLFGDFISPDCNIEAATCDILSKCKYLRALSFCKLVVVPNSIGELIHLRYLDLSCTNIKTLPESLCKLCNLQTLMLNHCSKLTTLPSGLHNLVSLRHLDIRKTSLEEMPRKMSKLNQLHVLSYFVVGKHEENGIQELGGLVNLHGSFEIKKLENIVDVNEAKSAKMMDKKHIEELCLDWSPSNDLVSSTQKERDMLDNLQMHSGLKELKIKGYKGTIFPNWIGHCSYQNMTSVSLECCDNCCMLPSLGQLPSLKSLRIQRFHQLRSIGNEFYKNEGDHHSLHITPFPSLETLEFHYMACWEVWHVSESETFPQLRKLEITNCPMLKEEMLIQVFFIIVSSLSDVSKVRKLCIYNSNIEWLPVSMFLDGDTLSIRGCEYEKESALKAMISMNHLSCLQEIHISGYNFDVSFPANCFPKSLQKLKIRSCKKLEFPQQKKQKYDLVELQIEDSCHSLTSLSLDAFPYLKNLEISWCENLESVSMSKPLHAALQSLSIYKCHKLVSFAGEGLVAPNLTHLSLIQCYNLKALPRDMNSLLPSLQSLQISQCGNLESISMSEAPHAALQRLIISGCSKLVSFTGEGLAAPNLEALPRDMNSLLPSLHSLEIFCCPNICRLAEAGLPPNLKSLEVGICEQQMRDLSWMANLEALTHLRIYGYGCKNIKSYPEVGLLPHIPSLTTLEIWCFDNLETLECNELLCLTSLQQLHISFCQKLENMEGEKLPPSLLLLQIKQCHLLEEHCKNKHQLIWPKISHIPTIKFV, encoded by the exons ATGGCTGCTGCACTTGTTGGTGGAGCTTTCCTCTCTGGCTTCATTAACGTTATCCTTGACAGGTTCCTTACAACTGATGCTGTCAACTTGGTCCTGGGCAAGAAACTTGGCCCTGACTTGGTTGAAAGGCTGAAGACTGCTCTGTTGGGTGCTGAAGCTCTTGTTGCTGATGCTGAGATGAAGCAGTTCGGTAATCCATCTGTGAGGAAGTGGCTTGATAGTCTCCGGGATGCTGTTTACTGTGCTGAGGACTTGCTGGATGCTGTCTTCACGAAAGCCGCCTCTCAAAAGGAGCTAAGTTCTTCCTGGTGGTCGCCTAGCTTCTTCATCAACCGAGATAGAGATGACATGGTAGACAAGATGGAAGGGGTGGTTACAAGAATTGAGAATCTTGGAAAACAAAAAGATTTCCTTGGTCTTGAAAAGATTCCCACTGGTAGCTCATCATGGAGGACTCCGTCCAGTTCTCTTGTAAGAGGGACTGTTTATGGCAGGGAGGATGACAAGAAGGCCTTAATCAAGATGCTGAATGACAACAATGAGCATCAGCTGTCTGTGTTTGCTATTGTTGGCATAGGTGGGGTTGGTAAAACAACATTAGCCCAATCGGTATACAACAAAGAGGAGGAGTTCATGAAGGGATTTGATCTTAAAGCATGGGTTTGTGTCTCAGAAAATTTTGATATTGCTGAGACTACAAAGAATGTTATAAAGGAGATCTCTCCAGATACTCAAGGTCTTGAGCACTTCAATTCACTTCACCATactttgaaagaaaaattgttgaACAAGAAATTCTTTATTGTTCTGGATGATGTTTGGAGTGATGATGGTGACAAATGGAGTAGTTTTATGACCCCTTTCCAATATGGGAAGAAAGGAAGTATTGTTCTTCTGACTACTCGTGGGAAAAATGTTGCTTTAGCAGTTAAGAATTGTCGCCCTTATTTTCTCAAAGGGTTGTCAGAAGACTATTGTTGGTCAGTGTTTGCAGACAATGCATCTTTTCCACAATCAAATGGGAGTGCAGCACTTGAAGAAATAGGCAGAAAGATTGTCAAGAAGTGTGATGGCTTGCCATTAGCTGCAGAAACACTTGGACGCTTGTTAAGTACAAAACATGATATCGAGGAATGGAACAAGATACTAATGAGTGATATTTGGGGATTTTCTGTGCAGAAGAGTAAGATTATTCCAGCATTACTGATAAGTTACTTCCATCTTCCTCCACATTTAAAGCGTTGTTTTGTTTACTGTGCTTTATATCCCAAGGATTATAAATTTGAGAAAGATGAATTAATCCTTTTGTGGATGGCAGAAGATCTTTTACCACCACCAAAGAGAGGAGAGAGTTTCGAAGAAGTTGGTTGTGAGTGTTTTGATGAACTAACTTCCAAATTATTTTTCACGAAGATTAAACACAGTGATGATTATTTTGTTATGCATGATCTCTTGCATGACTTAGCAATATTCCTTGCTGGAGATTTCTATTGCAACTCAGAAGAACTTGGTGAAGAGGAGGAGATAAGGATTCAAACTCGGCATTTGTGTGTAAACTTACGTCGTTGTAGCTCAAAACTTCTTAATTTGATTTCTAAAGTAGAATCTTTGAGAACATTGTTATTGTTTGGCGATTTCATATCTCCCGACTGCAACATTGAAGCGGCAACTTGTGACATATTATCAAAGTGTAAATACTTGAGAGCTTTATCCTTTTGTAAACTTGTTGTGGTGCCTAATTCAATAGGAGAATTGATCCATCTGCGCTACTTGGATCTCTCTTGCACTAATATTAAGACATTGCCCGAGTCTTTGTGCAAGTTGTGTAATTTGCAAACATTGATGTTGAATCATTGTTCTAAGCTAACTACGCTGCCTAGTGGTTTGCATAATCTTGTGAGTTTGCGGCATCTTGATATTAGGAAAACTTCTTTGGAAGAAATGCCCAGAAAAATGAGCAAATTGAATCAATTGCACGTTTTAAGTTACTTTGTGGTGGGCAAGCACGAAGAGAATGGAATTCAGGAGTTAGGAGGGCTTGTAAATCTTCATGGATCCTTTGAGATTAAGAAGTTGGAGAATATTGTTGATGTGAATGAAGCAAAGAGCGCAAAGATGATGGATAAGAAGCACATTGAGGAATTATGCTTGGATTGGTCTCCAAGTAATGATTTGGTTTCAAGCACACAAAAAGAAAGAGACATGCTCGATAACTTGCAAATGCACAGTGGGTTGAAAGAGCTGAAAATCAAGGGATACAAGGGTACAATATTTCCAAATTGGATTGGGCATTGTTCCTACCAAAACATGACAAGTGTATCTCTAGAGTGTTGTGACAATTGCTGCATGCTGCCTTCACTTGGACAGCTGCCATCTCTTAAGTCCCTGCGCATTCAACGCTTCCATCAGCTGAGGAGTATTGGCAACGAGTTTTACAAGAATGAAGGAGATCATCATTCTTTGCATATTACACCGTTTCCCTCACTAGAGACATTGGAATTTCATTATATGGCATGTTGGGAGGTGTGGCACGTATCTGAGTCGGAAACATTTCCTCAACTTAGGAAGCTTGAAATAACAAATTGTCCAATGTTGAAGGAAGAGATGCTTATTCAGGTATTCTTCATAATCGTTTCTTCTTTGTCGGATGTTTCCAAAGTTCGCAAACTATGTATATACAACTCCAATATAGAATGGCTCCCCGTGTCCATGTTTCTTGATGGGGATACTTTATCAATTAGGGGATGTGAATATGAGAAGGAATCTGCATTGAAGGCAATGATCAGCATGAACCATCTAAGTTGCCTCCAAGAAATACACATCTCAGGGTATAACTTTGATGTATCCTTTCCGGCCAATTGTTTTCCCAAATCTTTGCAAAAGCTGAAAATCCGTAGCTGTAAAAAACTAGAATTCCCTCAGCAAAAGAAGCAGAAGTATGATCTGGTAGAGCTACAAATAGAAGACAGCTGTCATTCACTGACCTCCTTGTCGTTGGATGCCTTTCCCTATCTCAAGAATCTCGAGATATCATGGTGTGAGAATCTGGAATCAGTCTCAATGTCAAAGCCACTACACGCTGCTCTTCAAAGCCTCTCCATCTATAAATGCCACAAATTAGTGTCATTTGCAGGAGAAGGACTGGTTGCACCCAACTTGACTCATCTCAGCCTCATACAATGCTACAATTTGAAGGCATTACCACGTGACATGAATAGTCTACTCCCAAGTTTACAGTCTCTCCAGATATCACAGTGTGGGAATCTGGAATCAATCTCAATGTCAGAGGCACCACATGCTGCTCTTCAACGTCTCATAATCAGTGGGTGCTCCAAATTAGTGTCATTTACAGGAGAAGGACTGGCTGCACCCAAC TTGGAGGCATTACCACGTGACATGAATAGTCTACTCCCAAGTTTACACTCTCTCGAGATATTTTGTTGCCCAAACATTTGCAGGTTGGCAGAGGCTGGTTTGCCGCCTAACTTGAAATCACTTGAGGTGGGAATTTGCGAGCAACAAATGAGGGATCTATCATGGATGGCCAATTTGGAGGCCCTCACTCATCTAAGAATTTATGGTTACGGGTGTAAGAACATAAAGTCATACCCAGAGGTGGGTTTGCTGCCCCATATTCCCTCCCTTACCACTCTTGAGATATGGTGCTTCGATAATCTGGAGACATTGGAGTGCAACGAGCTTCTCTGCCTCACCTCCCTTCAACAATTGCACATTTCATTCTGCCAGAAGCTGGAGAATATGGAAGGAGAAAAGCTGCCTCCCTCTCTCTTGCTACTTCAAATTAAACAGTGTCATTTGCTGGAAGAACACTGCAAGAACAAGCATCAACTAATCTGGCCCAAAATTTCCCACATTCCCACCATTAAATTCGTCTGA
- the LOC107626576 gene encoding putative disease resistance protein At3g14460 isoform X1: MAAALVGGAFLSGFINVILDRFLTTDAVNLVLGKKLGPDLVERLKTALLGAEALVADAEMKQFGNPSVRKWLDSLRDAVYCAEDLLDAVFTKAASQKELSSSWWSPSFFINRDRDDMVDKMEGVVTRIENLGKQKDFLGLEKIPTGSSSWRTPSSSLVRGTVYGREDDKKALIKMLNDNNEHQLSVFAIVGIGGVGKTTLAQSVYNKEEEFMKGFDLKAWVCVSENFDIAETTKNVIKEISPDTQGLEHFNSLHHTLKEKLLNKKFFIVLDDVWSDDGDKWSSFMTPFQYGKKGSIVLLTTRGKNVALAVKNCRPYFLKGLSEDYCWSVFADNASFPQSNGSAALEEIGRKIVKKCDGLPLAAETLGRLLSTKHDIEEWNKILMSDIWGFSVQKSKIIPALLISYFHLPPHLKRCFVYCALYPKDYKFEKDELILLWMAEDLLPPPKRGESFEEVGCECFDELTSKLFFTKIKHSDDYFVMHDLLHDLAIFLAGDFYCNSEELGEEEEIRIQTRHLCVNLRRCSSKLLNLISKVESLRTLLLFGDFISPDCNIEAATCDILSKCKYLRALSFCKLVVVPNSIGELIHLRYLDLSCTNIKTLPESLCKLCNLQTLMLNHCSKLTTLPSGLHNLVSLRHLDIRKTSLEEMPRKMSKLNQLHVLSYFVVGKHEENGIQELGGLVNLHGSFEIKKLENIVDVNEAKSAKMMDKKHIEELCLDWSPSNDLVSSTQKERDMLDNLQMHSGLKELKIKGYKGTIFPNWIGHCSYQNMTSVSLECCDNCCMLPSLGQLPSLKSLRIQRFHQLRSIGNEFYKNEGDHHSLHITPFPSLETLEFHYMACWEVWHVSESETFPQLRKLEITNCPMLKEEMLIQVFFIIVSSLSDVSKVRKLCIYNSNIEWLPVSMFLDGDTLSIRGCEYEKESALKAMISMNHLSCLQEIHISGYNFDVSFPANCFPKSLQKLKIRSCKKLEFPQQKKQKYDLVELQIEDSCHSLTSLSLDAFPYLKNLEISWCENLESVSMSKPLHAALQSLSIYKCHKLVSFAGEGLVAPNLTHLSLIQCYNLKALPRDMNSLLPSLQSLQISQCGNLESISMSEAPHAALQRLIISGCSKLVSFTGEGLAAPNLTHLSITHCYKLEALPRDMNSLLPSLHSLEIFCCPNICRLAEAGLPPNLKSLEVGICEQQMRDLSWMANLEALTHLRIYGYGCKNIKSYPEVGLLPHIPSLTTLEIWCFDNLETLECNELLCLTSLQQLHISFCQKLENMEGEKLPPSLLLLKIEYCRLLGEHWKNKHQLIWPKISHIPTIHVDYYGQIV; the protein is encoded by the coding sequence ATGGCTGCTGCACTTGTTGGTGGAGCTTTCCTCTCTGGCTTCATTAACGTTATCCTTGACAGGTTCCTTACAACTGATGCTGTCAACTTGGTCCTGGGCAAGAAACTTGGCCCTGACTTGGTTGAAAGGCTGAAGACTGCTCTGTTGGGTGCTGAAGCTCTTGTTGCTGATGCTGAGATGAAGCAGTTCGGTAATCCATCTGTGAGGAAGTGGCTTGATAGTCTCCGGGATGCTGTTTACTGTGCTGAGGACTTGCTGGATGCTGTCTTCACGAAAGCCGCCTCTCAAAAGGAGCTAAGTTCTTCCTGGTGGTCGCCTAGCTTCTTCATCAACCGAGATAGAGATGACATGGTAGACAAGATGGAAGGGGTGGTTACAAGAATTGAGAATCTTGGAAAACAAAAAGATTTCCTTGGTCTTGAAAAGATTCCCACTGGTAGCTCATCATGGAGGACTCCGTCCAGTTCTCTTGTAAGAGGGACTGTTTATGGCAGGGAGGATGACAAGAAGGCCTTAATCAAGATGCTGAATGACAACAATGAGCATCAGCTGTCTGTGTTTGCTATTGTTGGCATAGGTGGGGTTGGTAAAACAACATTAGCCCAATCGGTATACAACAAAGAGGAGGAGTTCATGAAGGGATTTGATCTTAAAGCATGGGTTTGTGTCTCAGAAAATTTTGATATTGCTGAGACTACAAAGAATGTTATAAAGGAGATCTCTCCAGATACTCAAGGTCTTGAGCACTTCAATTCACTTCACCATactttgaaagaaaaattgttgaACAAGAAATTCTTTATTGTTCTGGATGATGTTTGGAGTGATGATGGTGACAAATGGAGTAGTTTTATGACCCCTTTCCAATATGGGAAGAAAGGAAGTATTGTTCTTCTGACTACTCGTGGGAAAAATGTTGCTTTAGCAGTTAAGAATTGTCGCCCTTATTTTCTCAAAGGGTTGTCAGAAGACTATTGTTGGTCAGTGTTTGCAGACAATGCATCTTTTCCACAATCAAATGGGAGTGCAGCACTTGAAGAAATAGGCAGAAAGATTGTCAAGAAGTGTGATGGCTTGCCATTAGCTGCAGAAACACTTGGACGCTTGTTAAGTACAAAACATGATATCGAGGAATGGAACAAGATACTAATGAGTGATATTTGGGGATTTTCTGTGCAGAAGAGTAAGATTATTCCAGCATTACTGATAAGTTACTTCCATCTTCCTCCACATTTAAAGCGTTGTTTTGTTTACTGTGCTTTATATCCCAAGGATTATAAATTTGAGAAAGATGAATTAATCCTTTTGTGGATGGCAGAAGATCTTTTACCACCACCAAAGAGAGGAGAGAGTTTCGAAGAAGTTGGTTGTGAGTGTTTTGATGAACTAACTTCCAAATTATTTTTCACGAAGATTAAACACAGTGATGATTATTTTGTTATGCATGATCTCTTGCATGACTTAGCAATATTCCTTGCTGGAGATTTCTATTGCAACTCAGAAGAACTTGGTGAAGAGGAGGAGATAAGGATTCAAACTCGGCATTTGTGTGTAAACTTACGTCGTTGTAGCTCAAAACTTCTTAATTTGATTTCTAAAGTAGAATCTTTGAGAACATTGTTATTGTTTGGCGATTTCATATCTCCCGACTGCAACATTGAAGCGGCAACTTGTGACATATTATCAAAGTGTAAATACTTGAGAGCTTTATCCTTTTGTAAACTTGTTGTGGTGCCTAATTCAATAGGAGAATTGATCCATCTGCGCTACTTGGATCTCTCTTGCACTAATATTAAGACATTGCCCGAGTCTTTGTGCAAGTTGTGTAATTTGCAAACATTGATGTTGAATCATTGTTCTAAGCTAACTACGCTGCCTAGTGGTTTGCATAATCTTGTGAGTTTGCGGCATCTTGATATTAGGAAAACTTCTTTGGAAGAAATGCCCAGAAAAATGAGCAAATTGAATCAATTGCACGTTTTAAGTTACTTTGTGGTGGGCAAGCACGAAGAGAATGGAATTCAGGAGTTAGGAGGGCTTGTAAATCTTCATGGATCCTTTGAGATTAAGAAGTTGGAGAATATTGTTGATGTGAATGAAGCAAAGAGCGCAAAGATGATGGATAAGAAGCACATTGAGGAATTATGCTTGGATTGGTCTCCAAGTAATGATTTGGTTTCAAGCACACAAAAAGAAAGAGACATGCTCGATAACTTGCAAATGCACAGTGGGTTGAAAGAGCTGAAAATCAAGGGATACAAGGGTACAATATTTCCAAATTGGATTGGGCATTGTTCCTACCAAAACATGACAAGTGTATCTCTAGAGTGTTGTGACAATTGCTGCATGCTGCCTTCACTTGGACAGCTGCCATCTCTTAAGTCCCTGCGCATTCAACGCTTCCATCAGCTGAGGAGTATTGGCAACGAGTTTTACAAGAATGAAGGAGATCATCATTCTTTGCATATTACACCGTTTCCCTCACTAGAGACATTGGAATTTCATTATATGGCATGTTGGGAGGTGTGGCACGTATCTGAGTCGGAAACATTTCCTCAACTTAGGAAGCTTGAAATAACAAATTGTCCAATGTTGAAGGAAGAGATGCTTATTCAGGTATTCTTCATAATCGTTTCTTCTTTGTCGGATGTTTCCAAAGTTCGCAAACTATGTATATACAACTCCAATATAGAATGGCTCCCCGTGTCCATGTTTCTTGATGGGGATACTTTATCAATTAGGGGATGTGAATATGAGAAGGAATCTGCATTGAAGGCAATGATCAGCATGAACCATCTAAGTTGCCTCCAAGAAATACACATCTCAGGGTATAACTTTGATGTATCCTTTCCGGCCAATTGTTTTCCCAAATCTTTGCAAAAGCTGAAAATCCGTAGCTGTAAAAAACTAGAATTCCCTCAGCAAAAGAAGCAGAAGTATGATCTGGTAGAGCTACAAATAGAAGACAGCTGTCATTCACTGACCTCCTTGTCGTTGGATGCCTTTCCCTATCTCAAGAATCTCGAGATATCATGGTGTGAGAATCTGGAATCAGTCTCAATGTCAAAGCCACTACACGCTGCTCTTCAAAGCCTCTCCATCTATAAATGCCACAAATTAGTGTCATTTGCAGGAGAAGGACTGGTTGCACCCAACTTGACTCATCTCAGCCTCATACAATGCTACAATTTGAAGGCATTACCACGTGACATGAATAGTCTACTCCCAAGTTTACAGTCTCTCCAGATATCACAGTGTGGGAATCTGGAATCAATCTCAATGTCAGAGGCACCACATGCTGCTCTTCAACGTCTCATAATCAGTGGGTGCTCCAAATTAGTGTCATTTACAGGAGAAGGACTGGCTGCACCCAACTTGACTCATCTCAGCATCACACATTGCTACAAGTTGGAGGCATTACCACGTGACATGAATAGTCTACTCCCAAGTTTACACTCTCTCGAGATATTTTGTTGCCCAAACATTTGCAGGTTGGCAGAGGCTGGTTTGCCGCCTAACTTGAAATCACTTGAGGTGGGAATTTGCGAGCAACAAATGAGGGATCTATCATGGATGGCCAATTTGGAGGCCCTCACTCATCTAAGAATTTATGGTTACGGGTGTAAGAACATAAAGTCATACCCAGAGGTGGGTTTGCTGCCCCATATTCCCTCCCTTACCACTCTTGAGATATGGTGCTTCGATAATCTGGAGACATTGGAGTGCAACGAGCTTCTCTGCCTCACCTCCCTTCAACAATTGCACATTTCATTCTGCCAGAAGCTGGAGAATATGGAAG